From the genome of Colletotrichum higginsianum IMI 349063 chromosome 4, whole genome shotgun sequence, one region includes:
- a CDS encoding glycosyl hydrolase family 3 N terminal domain-containing protein, whose protein sequence is MRSELAAWALAVLPLGASCTSIPPSTLPHLSSLARRNESLPIYKSSSYCVDDRVEDLLRRMTVQEKAGQLFQTQLQQGPNGTLDAGNATARRNSTDNMIGEKHMTHFNLVGDIVDARQVAEFVNLVQQRALDTRLGIPVTLSTDPRHSFTENIGTGFRAGVFSQWPESLGLAALRDPYLVRQFAEVAREEYVAVGIRSALHPQVDLATEPRWSRLGNTWGEDANLTSELLVEYIKGFQGKELGPYSVTTVTKHFPGGGPMENGEDSHFTYGKNQTYPGDNFDYHLIPFKAAIAAGARQMMPYYSRPIGTEYDPVGFSFNKQIVTGLLREELGFQGIVVSDWGLITDTVIRGQDMPARAWGVESLTELERAARILDAGVDQFGGEQRVELIVQLVEQGNVTEERLDVSVRRLLREKFLLGLFDNPFVDPEAAARVVGNDYFARLGNDAQRRAYTLLTNRDEILPLKHVGAETKFYIEGFNATLLESRNFTVVPTPEEADYALLRLEAPYEPRPGGFEAAYHAGSLEYSAEEKARQAAIYAAVPTIVDVILDRPAAVPEVVEAAAAVFGSFGSGSEAFLDVVFGIAFPEGKLPFDLPRSQQAVEDAREDVPFDTENPVFRFGHGLRDVNEIVIRERTAVGTRATSGQDPEDAPLQAGLGRSWLPAPTSTDLNRQ, encoded by the exons ATGAGGTCTGAACTGGCAGCCTGGGCTCTGGCCGTCCTCCCCCTGGGAGCGAGCTGCacatccatccccccctcgACGCTCCCTCACCTCTCTTCCCTGGCTCGCAGGAACGAGTCCTTGCCCATCTACAAGAGCTCTTCCTACTGCGTCGACGACCGGGTCGaggacctcctccgccgcatGACCGTCCAAGAAAAGGCCGGCCAGCTCTTCCAGACGCAGCTGCAGCAGGGGCCCAACGGcaccctcgacgccggcaacgCGACGGCCCGGCGCAACAGCACCGACAACATGATCGGCGAGAAGCACATGACGCACTtcaacctcgtcggcgacatcgtcgacgcGCGGCAGGTCGCCGAGTTCGTCAACCTCGTCCAGCAGCGCGCCCTCGACACCCGCCTCGGCATCCCCGTCACCCTGTCGACGGACCCCCGCCACAGCTTCACCGAGAACATCGGCACCGGCTtccgcgccggcgtcttcTCCCAGTGGCCCGAGtccctcggcctcgccgccctgcgGGACCCGTACCTGGTCCGGCAgttcgccgaggtcgcccgcGAGGAGtacgtcgccgtcggcatccgGTCCGCGCTGCACCCGcaggtcgacctcgccacCGAGCCGCGGTGGTCCCGCCTGGGCAACACCTGGGGCGAGGACGCCAACCTCACCagcgagctcctcgtcgagtaCATCAAGGGCTTCCAGGGTAAAGAGCTGGGCCCCTACAGCGTGACGACCGTCACCAAGCACttccccggcggcggtccGATGGAGAACGGCGAGGACTCCCACTTCACCTACGGCAAGAACCAGACGTATCCCGGCGACAACTTCGACTACCACCTCATCCCCTTCAAGGCGGCGATCGCGGCCGGCGCGAGGCAGATGATGCCCTACTACTCGCGCCCCATCGGCACCGAGTACGACCCCGTCGGCTTCTCCTTCAACAAGCAGATCGTCACCGGCCTCCTGAGGGAGGAGCTCGGCTTCCagggcatcgtcgtctccgACTGGGGCCTGATCACGGACACGGTGATCCGCGGCCAGGACATGCCCGCCCGCGCGTGGGGGGTCGAGAGCCTGACGGAGCTCGAGCGCGCCGCCCgcatcctcgacgccggcgtcgaccagttcggcggcgagcagcgcgtcgagctcatcgtccagctcgtcgagcagggcaaCGTGACGGAGGAGAGGCTCGACGTCTCCGTCCGGCGCCTCCTGCGCGAGAagttcctcctcggcctcttcgacAACCCCTTCGTCGACCcagaggccgccgcccgcgtcgtcggcaacgACTACTTCGCCCGCCTCGGCAACGACGCCCAGCGCAGAGCCTACACGCTGCTCACCAACAGGGACGAGATCCTCCCTCTGAAGCACGTCGGTGCCGAGACCAAGTTCTACATCGAGGGCTTCAACGCCACCTTGCTCGAGTCGCGCAACTTCACCGTCGTCCCGAcgcccgaggaggccgactACGCCCTCCTGCGCCTCGAGGCGCCCTACGAGCCCCGTcccggcggcttcgaggcTGCGTACCACGCCGGATCGCTCGAGTACtccgccgaggagaaggcccGCCAGGCCGCCATCTACGCGGCCGTGCccaccatcgtcgacgtgATCCTCGACCGCCCGGCCGCCGTTCCCGAGGTGGTcgaagctgctgccgccgtgttcggcagcttcggcagcggcagcgaggccTTCCTGGATGTTGTGTTCGGCATCGCCTTCCCGGAGGGCAAGCTGCCTTTCGACTTGCCCCGTTCGCAacaggccgtcgaggatgcgAGGGAGGACGTGCCGTTCGACACGGAGAACCCCGTGTTCCGGTTCGGTCATGGTTTGAG GGACGTCAATGAGATTGTCATCCGCGAGCGGACTGCCGTTGGCACCCGGGCCACCTCCGGCCAAGACCCGGAGGACGCCCCACTCCAGGCCGGTCTTGGCCGGTCTTGGCttccggcgccgacgtccaCTGACCTGAATAGGCAGTGA
- a CDS encoding Glycosyl transferase yields the protein MIRFLVLPRYGSQSTPVITAAAFIALAVVYLLRFNGHITPFTSASFSFRTSRVSGLNLDAINSTAQYFVDYPLGPPYKKVFGELGERTKVLRSWIEALEEKNGGGNGDGLRVVGAERQFLDETVERVASSLFPYLQSPPRDIHSQSPLADLRRSFSTAGAHARHPTQQQQQQRVGGDGDTTMGYTHRNAGIVIPTGRGTLRFACHLVASLKHVHRTKLPIQIVYAGDEDLSQENRDTIAEAAAGGDDGHVEFLDILTVFNDTTLRLAEGGWAIKPFAALGSRFEEVILLDADVVFLQPPEQLLQQRAYRERGALLFHDRLLWKDEFPDRHAWYHEMLKHPSEELQKSLVWTEKYAEEGDSGVVVLDKGRLDVLMGLLHTCWQNSYDVRTSWTYRITYGDKETWWIGLETTGAAYAFSRHYGGMVGWRTPLAGGGGSAQTGQTQVCSFVIAHVDETDDLLWYNGGLLKNKMDDPAEFSVPTHWMIDQQWVKGARKKDMSCMVGTNARVLSTHETGVLEQSVEAAKDVDYRLELV from the coding sequence atgatTCGCTTCTTAGTCCTCCCCCGATACGGCTCCCAGTCGACGCCagtcatcaccgccgccgccttcatcgccctcgccgtcgtctacCTCCTCCGCTTCAACGGCCACATAACGCCCTTCACATCGgcctccttcagcttccGGACCTCCAGGGTCTCGggcctcaacctcgacgccatcaactCGACGGCCCAGTACTTCGTCGACTACCCCCTCGGCCCCCCCTACAAGAAGGTCTttggcgagctcggcgagcggACAAAGGTGTTGCGGTCGTGGAtcgaggcgctcgaggagaagaacggcggcggcaacggcgacgggctGCGGGTTGTGGGCGCCGAGAGGCagttcctcgacgagacgGTCGAGCGAGTCGCCTCATCCCTGTTCCCCTACCTGCAGTCTCCGCCGAGGGATATTCACAGCCAATCCCCGCTTGCCGATCTCAGGCGAAGCTTTTCAACTGCCGGCGCTCATGCTCGGCATCCtacgcagcagcagcagcagcagcgcgttGGTGGAGACGGAGACACCACGATGGGTTACACTCACCGGAacgccggcatcgtcatccCCACCGGACGGGGCACATTGCGCTTCGCGTGCCATCTGGTGGCGTCGTTGAAGCATGTCCACCGGACAAAGCTGCCGATCCAGATCGTCTACGCCGGAGACGAGGACCTCTCGCAAGAGAACCGCGACACGATAGCAGAGGCCGCGGCCGGGGGCGATGACGGGCACGTCGAGTTCTTGGATATCCTGACCGTCTTCAACGACACCACGCTGAGGCTggcggagggagggtggGCGATCAAACCGTTCGCCGCGCTGGGCAGCCGGTTCGAAGAGGTCATCCTCCtggacgccgacgtcgtcttcctgcAGCCCCCGGAGCAGCTGCTGCAACAGCGCGCGTACCGGGAAAGGGGGGCGCTGCTCTTCCACGACCGGCTGCTCTGGAAGGACGAGTTCCCGGACCGGCACGCCTGGTACCACGAGATGCTCAAGCACCCGAGCGAGGAGCTGCAGAAGTCGCTGGTGTGGACCGAGAAgtacgccgaggagggcgactcgggcgtcgtcgtgctCGACAAGGGCCGGCTGGACGTGCTGATGGGCCTGCTGCACACGTGCTGGCAGAACTCCTACGACGTCCGCACGTCGTGGACGTACCGGATCACGTACGGCGACAAGGAGACGTGGTGGATCGGCCTCGAGACGACGGGCGCGGCGTACGCCTTCTCGCGGCACTACGGCGGCATGGTCGGCTGGCGGACGCCgctggcgggcggcggggggtCGGCGCAGACGGGCCAGACGCAGGTGTGCAGCTTCGTGATCGCGCACGTGGACGAGACAGACGACCTGCTGTGGTACAACGGCGGCCTGCTGAAGAACAAGATGGACGACCCGGCCGAGTTCTCCGTCCCGACGCACTGGATGATCGACCAGCAGTGGGTCAAgggggcgaggaagaaggacaTGAGCTGCATGGTCGGGACGAACGCGAGGGTGCTGTCGACGCACGAGACGGGGGTGTTGGAGCAGAgcgtcgaggcggccaaggatGTTGACTATAGGCTCGAGTTGGTGTAG
- a CDS encoding Pectate lyase L codes for MLLLSALVSCLPLALAAEIYVAPTGSPTPDGTRSKPFGDIQVAVNMSRPGDVILLRGGTYDLLKNINITVNGTAQAPITLRAVNDEEVIIDGEGLPDTPAPLGASVTSRNRGVLHVSRAQYWNFARLTFTHGAYGVYVRDSSNLRFNQIVTRDNYESGFHMQGELSNNVISYLDSYGNRDPRNNGENADGLAIKEGKGEGNIVVGSRFWDNSDDGVDFWEFHSKLTIKDSIAWGNGFNRWDIPDFTGNGNGFKLGGGSAGDILPAARDVINCIAFGNKANGFTDNSQTGAFAIEDNTSWMNGRVGFRSVNATGVLKRNVAAVNNPAALANATFGGQVTLRDAQTSVGNSWDVAGAALLTNASFKSVDIGLVTGPRGKNGKITPSDFLVLVDGAKRGATTNWK; via the exons ATGTTGCTGCTCTCGGCACTCGTCTCTTGCCTACCCTTGGCCCTGGCGGCCGAGATCTACGTCGCGCCTACGGGCAGCCCgacgccggacggcacgcGATCCAAGCCGTTCGGCGACATCCAGGTGGCCGTCAACATGTCCCGTCCCGGCGACGTGATCCTCCTGCGCGGCGGGACGTACGACCTCCTGaagaacatcaacatcacGGTCAACGGCACGGCGCAGGCGCCCATCACCCTGCGCGCCGTCAATGACGAGGAGgtcatcatcgacggcgagggcctccCCGACACCCCGGCCCCGCTCGGCGCCTCGGTGACGAGTAGGAACCGCGGCGTGCTCCACGTCTCGCGGGCCCAGTACTGGAACTTTGCCCGGCTCACCTTCACCCACGGCGCGTACGGCGTCTACGTCCGGGACTCGAGCAACCTGCGCTTCAACCAGATCGTCACGCGCGACAACTACGAGAGCGGCTTCCACATGCAGGGCGAGCTCTCCAACAACGTCATCTCGTACCTCGACTCGTACGGCAACCGCGACCCCAGGAACAACGGCGAGAACGCCGACGGTCtcgccatcaaggagggcaagggcgagggcaacatcgtcgtcggcagccGGTTCTGGGACAACTCTGACGACGGTGTGGACTTTTG GGAGTTCCACTCCAAGCTGACCATCAAGGACAGCATTGCTTGGGGTAACGGCTTCAACCGCTGG GACATCCCCGACTTCAcgggcaacggcaacgggttcaagctcggcggcggcagcgcggGCGACATCCTCccggcggcgcgcgacgtGATCAACTGCATCGCGTTCGGCAACAAGGCCAACGGGTTCACGGACAACTCGCAGACGGGGGCGTTCGCCATCGAGGACAACACGTCGTGGATGAACGGGCGCGTCGGGTTCCGCAGCGTCAACGCGACGGGCGTGCTCAAGCgcaacgtcgccgccgtcaacaacccggcggcgctggccaACGCCACCTTCGGCGGCCAGGTGACGCTGCGGGACGCGCAGACGTCGGTCGGCAACTCGTGGGACGTCGCCGGGGCCGCGCTGCTCACCAACGCCAGCTTCAAGAGCGTCGACATCGGCCTCGTCACGGGGCCCCGCGGCAAGAACGGAAAGATCACGCCCAGCGACTTTTTggttctcgtcgacggtgcCAAGCGGGGTGCGACCACGAACTGGAAGTGA
- a CDS encoding NmrA-like family protein — protein sequence MKSIGIFPGSGALGGCTYDYLLKLLPADHIILINRHPEKVPQEHIKNGVRARKASYESSPSDLEAVFSGIEVLFLISYPSHVHDYRKKVQLPAIDAARRAGVKHIFYSSLAFAGDLEDSSVAEVMQAHLDSERYLAEAAASDPGFTYTSVREGLYSESYPIYTAFFDITAPPPSTTTTTTTTTDEILIPHDGSGPGVAWVKRAELAEATAKLISQYSWDPDQFPHVNDKVLLTGPRVWSLAETVEVLGRAAGRDVRIRRVDVDEYARLPQVVARFGSREKARTWATAWEAIAKGETAVVTDTLREVIGRDPEEFDVTIKRLGQARDA from the exons ATGAAGTCGATCGGCATCTTCCCCGGCTCCGGTGCCCTCGGCGGCTGCACATACGACTACCTCTTGAAGCTTCTGCCGGCCGACCACATCATCCTGATCAACCGGCACCCGGAGAAGGTGCCGCAAGAGCACATCAAGAACGGCGTTCGCGCGCGCAAGGCCTCGTACGAGTCCAGCCCGtccgacctcgaggccgtcttctcggGGATCGAGGTGCTCTTCTTGATCTCGTATCCCAGCCATGTGCACGACTACCGGAAAAAA GTGCAACTCCCAGCAATCGACGCCGCGCGACGGGCGGGTGTGAAGCACATCTTCTACAGCTCgctcgccttcgccggcgACCTTGAAGACTCGTCCGTGGCGGAGGTGATGCAGGCCCACCTCGACTCGGAGCGGTACCTCGCCGAAGCTGCCGCGTCGGATCCGGGCTTCACCTACACCTCCGTGCGCGAGGGCCTCTACTCGGAGTCGTATCCGATCTAcacggccttcttcgacatcaccgcgccgccgccgtcgacgacgacgacgacgacgacgacgacggacgagatCCTCATCCCGCACGACGGGTCCGGGCCGGGCGTCGCGTGGGTCAAGCgcgccgagctggccgaggcgacggcgaagctCATCTCGCAGTACTCGTGGGACCCGGACCAGTTCCCCCACGTCAACGACAAGGTCCTCCTCACGGGGCCCCGCGTCTGGTCGCTCGCGGAGACGGTCGAGGTGCTGGGCAGGGCCGCGGGGCGGGACGTCCGCATCCGCAGGGTGGACGTCGACGAGTACGCCAGGCTGCCGCAGGTGGTCGCGCGCTTCGGGTCGCGCGAGAAGGCGAGGACGTGGGCGACGGCCTgggaggccatcgccaagggGGAGACGGCCGTCGTGACGGACACGCTCAGGGAGGTCATCGGACGGGACCCGGAAGAGTTTGACGTGACCATCAAGCGGCTGGGCCAGGCGAGGGACGCGTGA
- a CDS encoding EC32 protein — MHIKLGLFIFSILLFGQLSLCQLPTDSDLYRYSLFDSFVQPANHTKGYRLSYRNGRYYVYTDSYDDGDDPVDIIGIDKYDYVITVYEAYNGWEERDESERLKLRDIQMELWDIQPDVRRSDLTAVRRKGIVNKKTARQIRRVYETLEENEDETIILNSSDSGSKGEAWELLEDTPFFGGTAKLLDEYNVGKRIYQIVIRPTDQSSGDHDLEFRFD, encoded by the exons ATGCACATCAAACTGGGCCTATTCATATTCTCTATCCTTCTGTTTGGGCAACTAAGTCTTTGTCAACTTCCGACTGACAGCGAT CTATATCGTTATAGCCTCTTTGATTCCTTCGTCCAGCCCGCCAACCACACA AAAGGATATAGGCTTTCTTATCGCAATGGACGCTATTATGTGTACACCGACTCCtatgatgatggtgacgatCCCGTCGACATCATTGGAATTGACAAATACGACTATGTCATCACTGTCTACGAAGCGTATAATGGttgggaagagagagacgaaAGCGAAAGACTAAAGTTACGCGACATTCAGATGGAGTTGTGGGACATACAGCCAGACGTCAGGCGTAGTGATTTGACCGCTGTGCGACGTAAGGGTATTGTCAACAAGAAGACAGCCAGGCAAATTCGGAGGGTGTATGAAACGCTTGAAGAGAATGAAGATGAAACAATCATCTTGAATTCCAGCGACAGTGGGTCTAAAGGGGAAGCGTGGGAGTTGCTTGAGGATACACCATTCTTTGGTGGAACGGCAAAGCTCTTGGATGAATATAACGTCGGGAAGCGTATATACCAGATTGTTATTCGACCGACAGATCAGTCGTCCGGAGATCACGACCTAGAGTTTAGATTTGACTAG
- a CDS encoding Zinc carboxypeptidase produces MKSLAILSAIAATASAASVAAGSAKRVSYDGTKVFRVSVGDEVDRINSVVDKLQLSTWKGAPRAGALADIVVPPTEVAAFEAEIAGMNVTTMHEDLGAAIADESSFSLYAVGSADATWFNSYHAYADHLKFLNDLVASYPNNAAIVTSGKSLQGNTITGIHIHGTASKGVRPAVVFHSTVHAREWISTMANEYIAWNLLSKYSTDAEIRGFVDKYDFYIFPVVNPDGFIYTQTTNRLWRKNRQTTPGSTCIGHDINRNWPFQWSLTGGASTNPCDEDFKGVTQGDAPETAALSAWLARTKAAQGLKLFIDFHAYSQLFMTPYGYSCSAVSAKNTELQSLARGAVAAIKAVHGTSYRYGPICSTIYKATGSSVDYVNDVVKADYTFTQELRDTGNYGFVLPAAQILPTSEETYAGIRYLLQNMK; encoded by the exons ATGAAGtccctcgccatcctctccgccatcgccgccaccgcctcggcggcctccgTCGCGGCGGGCAGCGCCAAGCGCGTGAGCTACGACGGCACCAAGGTGTTCCGCGTGTCGGTCGgagacgaggtcgaccgGATCAacagcgtcgtcgacaagctgCAGCTGAGCACGTGGAAGGGCGCGCCGAGGGCCGGCGCGCTGGCCGACATCGTGGTGCCGCCGACCGAGGTGGCCgccttcgaggccgagatcgccgGCATGAACGTCACCACCATGcacgaggacctcggcgccgccatcgccgacgagtcgagcttctcgcTCTACGCTG TTGGCTCGGCCGACGCCACATGGTTCAACTCGTACCACGCCTACGCCGACCACCTCAAGTTCCTCAACGACCTGGTGGCGTCGTACCCCAACAACGCGGCCATCGTCACGTCGGGCAAGTCGCTGCAGGGCAACACCATCACGGGCATCCACATCCACGGCACCGCCTCCAAGGGCGTTCGGccggccgtcgtcttccaCAGCACCGTCCACGCGCGCGAGTGGATCAGCACCATGGCCAACGAGTACATCGCCTGGAACCTGCTGAGCAAGTACtcgaccgacgccgagatccggggcttcgtcgacaagTACGACTTTTACATCTTTCCCGTCGTCAACCCTGACG GTTTCATCTACACGCAGACTACGAACCGTCTGTGGCGCAAGAACCGCCAGACCACCCCCGGCAGCACTTGCATCGGCCACGACATCAACCGCAACTGGCCCTTCCAGTGGTCCctcaccggcggcgcctcGACGAACCCCTGCGACGAGGACTTCAAGGGCGTCACCCAGGGCGACGCCCCCGAgaccgccgccctctcgGCCTGGCTGGCCCGCACCAAGGCCGCCCAGGGCCTCAAGCTCTTCATCGACTTCCACGCCTACTCGCAGCTCTTCATGACCCCCTACGGCTACTCGTGctccgccgtctccgccAAGAACACCGAGCTGCAGAGCCTCgcccgcggcgccgtcgccgccatcaaggccgTCCACGGCACCTCGTACCGCTACGGCCCCATCTGCTCCACCATCTACAAGGCCACCGGCAGCAGCGTCGACTACGtcaacgacgtcgtcaaggccgacTACACCTTCACCCAGGAGCTCCGCGACACGGGCAACTACGGCTTCGTGCTGCCCGCGGCCCAGATCCTGCCGACGAGCGAGGAGACGTACGCGGGCATCCGGTATCTGCTGCAGAACATGAAGTAG
- a CDS encoding endo-beta-1 codes for MRRLFRLSALLTAPWVLLSLASAAELPLTRRDLQPLPLTVHDRYIVDSKNATVAMVGVNWAGHERAMIPEGLQYQSVEHIVRRIAETGFNSVRLTFASEMVDDIVERGGDVTLKATLQNALGPENGTAVMGQIIRNNPAFGEGTKRLEVWDAVAAELARQKLYLHLDNHVSKAGWCCNPYDGNGWFGDTNFNTSNWVRSLSFMAEHGKAANWPSFSSIGLRNELRDPFSGSPPASLENTTWTTWKTRMVQAANAVHAANPDLLIFFSGRIFDFDISAPVQGRFGSEPGFGFALAELPFRHKFVFEQHQYDQGLVDDACANYRDILTAFGSNAMTIADAGSNRAPLVMSEWGHDQADEGGMFKDKFRRCLMDFMVDQQMSWMVWVMGGSYYTREGVQDRDEPWGLLDHTWSSYRGKDSIKQLQHDMQRTYEAFHQNMPAAAKSPENRPKNAAPGVSQHLSSALVLSTTAAVVLMGVYGV; via the exons ATGCGCCGGCTTTTCAGGTTATCCGCGCTGCTGACGGCGCCTTGGgttctcctctccctcgcctccgccgcAGAGCTCCCCCTCACCCGCCGCGATCTTCAACCTTTACCGCTCACCGTCCACGACCGGTACATCGTCGACTCCAAGAACGCGACCGTCGCCATGGTCGGCGTCAACTGGGCAGGCCACGAGCGCGCCATGATCCCGGAGGGCCTGCAGTACCAGTCCGTCGAGCACATCGTGcgccgcatcgccgagacgggcTTCAACTCGGTCCGCCTGACCTTTGCGAGCGAGATGGTggacgacatcgtcgagcgaggcggcgacgtcACGCTGAAGGCGACGCTGCAGAACGCCCTCGGCCCGGAGaacggcaccgccgtcaTGGGGCAGATCATCAGGAACAACCCGGCCTTTGGCGAGGGCACGAAGCGGCTCGAGGTCTgggacgccgtcgccgcggaGCTCGCCCGCCAGAAGCTGTACCTCCACCTCGACAACCATGTGTCCAAGGCCGGATGGTGCTGTAACCCCTACGACGGGAACGGCTGGTTCGGTGACACCAACTTTAACACGTCCAACTGGGTTCGGAGTTTGTCGTTTATGGCTGAACAC GGCAAAGCCGCCAACTGGCCGTCCTTCTCCAGCATCGGCCTCCGCAACGAGCTGCGCGACCCCTTCTCCGGCTCCCCGCCCGCGAGCCTCGAGAACACGACGTGGACGACGTGGAAGACGCGCATGGTCCaggccgccaacgccgtccaCGCCGCCAACCCGGACCTGCTCATCTTCTTCAGCGGCCGCATCTTCGACTTTGACATCTCGGCCCCCGTCCAGGGCCGCTTCGGCAGCGAGcccggcttcggcttcgccctcgccgagctgcccTTCCGCCACAAGTTCGTCTTCGAGCAGCACCAGTACGAccagggcctcgtcgacgacgcctgCGCCAACTACCGCGACATCCTGACGGCCTTCGGGTCCAACGCCATGACCATCGCCGACGCGGGCTCGAACCGCGCGCCCTTGGTCATGTCGGAATGGGGCCACGAccaggccgacgagggcggcatgTTCAAGGACAAGTTCCGCCGGTGCCTCATGGACTTCATGGTCGACCAGCAGATGAGCTGGATGGTCTGGGTCATGGGCGGGAGCTATTACACGCGCGAGGGCGTGCAGGACAGGGACGAGCCTTGGG GCCTGCTCGACCACACCTGGAGTTCGTACCGCGGTAAAGACTCTATCAAGCAGCTCCAACACGACATGCAGAGGacgtacgaggccttccacCAGAACATGCCGGCAGCGGCCAAGAGCCCGGAAAACCGGCCAAAGAACGCCGCGCCGGGGGTCTCGCAGCACTTGTCATCGGCTTTGGTACTGAGCACAACCGCTGCCGTGGTCTTGATGGGGGTGTATGGAGTGTAA
- a CDS encoding amidohydrolase, whose translation MVATQHIVFRNGKFFRSNKAPPGVRSEANFAESLVVKDGVITYVGEASAAEVRAAIVEGAQVRDVGGRTVLPGLVDGHIHLTQLGQTLQKLKLDDCKSLEDIRRTIRDYAAANPDHKRIFCSGWMHFMTPEGALAALIDDLDPRPILITAKDLHSTWANTAALKELDLDSEPDPPGGEIVRDPKTGKPSGLLSEAASMKFIPLYMARVSTAEDRISAIKTAIDDYSSAGFTGLIDMAMEEDGWAALQEYRQQEKAAGRRFPVRFAAYWMILPRDDDAENIKQVERAAELARQFNLETDPDCRLVGIKLVCDGIIDGCTASLKEPYSHNNDNCDPVWSPEHMGPVVEAATRLGLQVALHAIGDRTVANAIDVLEKHVGPEHRPRIEHLEVTTEADARRLGRLGITASVQPVHSDPAILRAWPKLIGEHRCGRAFAYSEFADGGAPVAIGSDAPTAPHRIMSNLYIATTRRSAREPGLETVVNPQFALSLCDVVAGATEGAARSCFLEDRVGSLEVGKRADLAVLDIEWEPAKALEATVVETWFDGKLVYPVKE comes from the coding sequence ATGGTAGCCACTCAGCATATCGTCTTCCGGAACGGAAAGTTCTTCCGCTCGAacaaggcgccgccgggcgTGAGGTCAGAAGCCAACTTCGCGGAATCCCTGGTTGTCAAGGACGGCGTGATCACGTATGTCGGGgaggcctcggccgcggAGGTGAGGGCGGCAATCGTCGAGGGGGCCCAGGTCCGCGACGTGGGCGGGCGCACCGTCCTCCCCGGTCTGGTCGATGGGCACATCCACCTGACGCAGCTCGGCCAGACCCTCCAGAAGCTGAAGCTCGACGACTGCAAGAGCCTCGAGGACATCAGGCGGACCATCCGGGactacgccgccgccaacccggACCACAAGCGCATCTTCTGCAGCGGCTGGATGCACTTCATGACGCCCGAGGGCGCCCTGGCCGCGCTCATCGACGACCTGGACCCGCGGCCCATCCTCATCACGGCCAAGGACCTGCACTCGACGTGGGCCAACACGGCCGCGCTGAAGGAGCTGGACCTGGACAGCGAGCCCGACCCCCCCGGCGGCGAGATCGTCCGCGATCCGAAGACGGGCAAGCCGAGCGGCCTGCTGTCCGAGGCGGCCAGCATGAAGTTCATCCCGCTCTACATGGCGAGGGTGTCGACGGCCGAGGACCGCATATCGGCCATCAAGACGGCCATCGACGACTACAGCAGCGCCGGCTTCACGGGGCTGATCGACATGGcgatggaggaggacgggTGGGCCGCGCTGCAGGAGTACCGGCAGcaggagaaggcggcgggcCGGAGGTTCCCCGTGCGCTTCGCCGCCTACTGGATGATCCTGCCgcgggacgacgacgccgagaacaTCAAGCAGGTCgagcgggcggcggagcTCGCGCGGCAGTTCAACCTCGAGACGGACCCGGACTGCCGGCTCGTGGGCATCAAGCTCGTCTgcgacggcatcatcgaCGGGTGCACGGCCAGCCTGAAGGAGCCGTACAGCCACAACAACGACAACTGCGACCCCGTGTGGTCGCCGGAGCACATGggccccgtcgtcgaggcggcgacgcggcTGGGTCTCCAGGTGGCCCTGCACGCCATCGGCGACCGCACCGTGGCCAACGccatcgacgtcctcgagaAGCACGTCGGCCCGGAGCACCGGCCGCGCATCGAGCACCTCGAGGTCACGACCGAGGCGGACGCGAGGCGGCTCGGGCGGCTGGGGATCACGGCGTCGGTGCAGCCGGTGCACTCGGACCCGGCGATCCTCCGGGCGTGGCCGAAGCTCATCGGCGAGCACCGGTGCGGCCGGGCGTTCGCCTACAGCGAGTTCGCGGACGGGGGCGCGCCGGTGGCCATCGGGTCCGacgcgccgacggcgccgcaCCGCATCATGAGCAACCTGTACATCGCCACGACGCGGCGGTCGGCACGGGAGCCCGGGCTGGAGACGGTGGTGAACCCGCAGTTCGCGCTGTCGCTGTGCGACGTCGTGGCCGGCGCGACCGAGggcgcggcgaggagctgcttCCTCGAGGACCGCGTGGGTTCGCTCGAGGTCGGGAAGAGGGCCGACCTGGCCGTGTTGGATATCGAGTGGGAGCCGGCCAAGGCGCTCGAGGCGACGGTTGTCGAGACGTGGTTTGACGGGAAGCTGGTCTATCCTGTCAAAGAGTGA